The genomic segment AAGGTCATCTGCGGTACGGACACGCTCGGCGTCGGCATCAACGTGCCGATCCGTACCGTGCTGTTCACCGGCCTGAGCAAGTACGACGGCACCCGCACCCGGCTGCTCAAGGCCCGCGAGTTCCACCAGATCGCCGGCCGCGCCGGACGGGCCGGGTTCGACACGCTGGGCCGGGTCGTGGTGCAGGCCCCCGAGCACGTGATCGAGAACGAGAAGGCGCTCGCGAAGGCCGGCGACGATCCGAAGAAGCGCCGCAAGGTGGTGAAGAAGAAGCCGCCGGAGGGGTCGATCGGCTGGGGCGAGCCGACGTTCCAGCGCCTGGTCGAGGCCGAGCCGGAGCCGCTCACCTCCAGCTTCCAGGTCAGCCACTCGATGCTGCTCAACGTGATCGGCCGCCCCGGCGACGCGTTCGCCTCGATGCGGCACCTGCTCACCGACAACCACGAGGACCCGGCCGCGCAGCGCCGGCACATCCGCCGGGCCATCGCCATCTACCGGGCGCTGCGCGCCGGCGGCGTGGTCGAGGAGCTGCCCGAGCCGGACGAGACCGGCCGCCGGGTACGCCTCACCGTCGACCTCCAGCTCGACTTCGCGCTCAACCAGCCGCTGTCGCCGCTGGCGCTGGCCACCGTCGAGCTGCTCGACCGGGAGTCCCCGTCGTACGCGCTCGACGTGCTCAGCGTGATCGAGTCGATCCTGGACGACCCGCGCCAGGTGCTGTCCGCGCAACAGTTCAAGGCCCGCGGCGAGGCGGTCGCCGCGATGAAGGCCGAGGGCATCGAGTACGAGGCACGCCTCGAACTGCTCGACGACGTGACCTGGCCCAAGCCGCTCGCCGAGCTGCTGGAGTCCGCGTACGAGATGTACCGGCAGGGGCATCCGTGGGTCGCCGACCACCAGCTCTCCCCCAAGTCGGTGGTCCGCGACATGTACGAGCGGGCCATGACGTTCCCGGAGTACGTCCAGTTCTACGGGCTGTCCCGGTCCGAGGGGCTGGTGCTGCGCTACCTCGCCGACGCGTACAAGACGCTGCGCCAGACCGTGCCGGAGGACGCGAAGACCGAGGAGCTGGTCGACCTCATCGAGTGGCTGGGCGAGCTGGTCCGCCAGGTCGACTCCAGCCTGATCGACGAGTGGGAGCGGCTGCGCAACCCGTCGGACGTGGCCGAGGTCGCGGCCTCGCTGGACGACCGGCCGCCGGCGGTCACGCGCAACGCGCGGGCGTTCCGGGTGCTGGTGCGCAACGCGATGTTCCGCCGGGTCGAGCTGGCCGCGCTGCGCCGCTGGGACCTGCTCGGTGAGCTGGACGCCGGTGACGGCTGGAACGCCGACGCCTGGGCCGACGCGCTGGAGCCGTACTTCGAGGCGTACGACTCCATCGGGGTGGGACCGGACGCGCGCGGGCCCGCGCTGCTGATGATCGAGCAGGGCCGCGAGAGGTGGACCGTCCGGCAGATCCTGGACGACCCGGACGGCGACCACGACTGGGGCATCAGCGCCGAGATCGACCTCGCGGCCTCGGACGAGATCGGCGCGGCGGCGGTCCGGATCACCGACGTCGGCCAGCTCTAGGACTACGCGAAAAAGGGCCGCCCGGGATGTCCGGGCGGCCCTTTTCGTACCCTGGGCGATGTCAGACCTGTCGATTAGAATGTATGTACTAATCGAGCTGCTGACCTGGGAGGATGCTCGTGACTGCGCCCACCTCCGCGACCCCTGTCACCCCCTACGCCACCCTCCTCGGATTCACCCGGTACGTCGACCGCACCGGCCCCACCAAGGCCACCTTCGTCGGCGGGCTGCGCCGGCAACGGGCCAGCCGGCACGGCTTCAACCCGCACGGCCAGTTCGTCAAGGCGCTCAAGGCCGACGTCGCCTTCCATACCGGTGGCACGCACCTGGCGCAGGTCGTCGACCTGGTCAAGCCGCGCTGGCGCCCGCTCTACGAGACGCTCGTGCCGGGCGCGACCCGCTGGCT from the Micromonospora sp. WMMA1947 genome contains:
- a CDS encoding DEAD/DEAH box helicase — translated: MTLTAALPKTADPDTLYDAFASWASERGLDLYPHQEEAVIEIVSGANVIMNTPTGSGKSLVAIAAHFAALADDRTTFYTAPIKALVSEKFFALCEVFGAENVGMLTGDASVNADAPIICCTAEILANLALREGRRADVGQVIMDEFHFYAEPDRGWAWQVPLIELPQAQFVLMSATLGDTTRFVDDLTRRTGRPTAVVRSAERPVPLLFSYATTPLHETLEELLETKQAPVYVVHFTQAAALERAQALMSVNVCTRAEKDMIAQAIGNFRFTSGFGKTLSRLVRHGIGVHHAGMLPKYRRLVETLAQAGLLKVICGTDTLGVGINVPIRTVLFTGLSKYDGTRTRLLKAREFHQIAGRAGRAGFDTLGRVVVQAPEHVIENEKALAKAGDDPKKRRKVVKKKPPEGSIGWGEPTFQRLVEAEPEPLTSSFQVSHSMLLNVIGRPGDAFASMRHLLTDNHEDPAAQRRHIRRAIAIYRALRAGGVVEELPEPDETGRRVRLTVDLQLDFALNQPLSPLALATVELLDRESPSYALDVLSVIESILDDPRQVLSAQQFKARGEAVAAMKAEGIEYEARLELLDDVTWPKPLAELLESAYEMYRQGHPWVADHQLSPKSVVRDMYERAMTFPEYVQFYGLSRSEGLVLRYLADAYKTLRQTVPEDAKTEELVDLIEWLGELVRQVDSSLIDEWERLRNPSDVAEVAASLDDRPPAVTRNARAFRVLVRNAMFRRVELAALRRWDLLGELDAGDGWNADAWADALEPYFEAYDSIGVGPDARGPALLMIEQGRERWTVRQILDDPDGDHDWGISAEIDLAASDEIGAAAVRITDVGQL